The Anopheles gambiae chromosome 2, idAnoGambNW_F1_1, whole genome shotgun sequence genomic sequence ttttctcgcaatgtgtttcgacaagtttcatcttatcgtgacctatatagccttctaactttccgagcaaaaatctatatgaatggtcgtgtggtcagatacgtgggtatcaacaccaacgaccattactcaaatctcacttgcttcagtactGGTGCTTtcggttggagtttagtatttaaacaattgtatcgccgttctagttctagcgatgcataacttcgatgcgaaaccatacaacagtacagaggaaatgagaaagctctcctccaagcgatgaagctcaactggttggggtatcccaccaacagagagcgccaccagcttttttgctatttttagaatgcatgagtcgtttgccgtctgctaaacgaagtctttctatattccgtttaggtagagaacttgagtcgtttagaagccgtttagtggtcgtttagtggatttgtggcacttgggttacTTATTCGACATTGAAACACATAACTAAAgcctacaaacaaaaacatgcccACCATTGCCACACCATTCGCCCCGGTTGATCGATACTGGTCGATGGAGCAAAATTCCTTTTGCCACATTATCGACTAAATTCGCGTCATTTTTCATCTTAATTGCCTCCCAACCCGGTTGGCTAATGCAGGTTGGCAATCACCCTTGAATGCTTTACAGACACACGTGGTATCGGGGTAATCTATTTCGCATCGAGGGCCAAccatcggcgaccgcctacgGGAAAAGGCTTCCCGTTTATTTTAAGGACGCCCACCGACAcagcaaccaaccaacaacaaaaaaaacacaggcaGCAGTGCAATCGTGCCACATTTCCTGATGCAGGTTGGTGGTAGGAGTTTGGCGATAAGACATAAATTGAGGCCgcactctcgcacacacacacacacacgcactgatTTGTTACGCATGCCACGCAAAGTGCCGGCGAACGGAAGAACAGGAAAGTGTTGCTCAAATTTATGACATCACACTATCCGGCCCCGTCTGTGGAGCGGGTTGCGGGGCGGCATAGGGGAAACATATGCTCTACAAAAACCGTTCTCCCTCCCCGTTGCCCCATTTCCACCACGGGGTATGATGCATCGGTGCATCGGTGCGATAATTATGCAGTACAAGCAAAAGGGGACCACATACCGGGAGACCTACGGGGCCCACTAGTGGAGACAACAACGAGAGGTTCTTCTAGCTGTGGGTTCATTTGGGGGAGTTGAGGGATGTTGCGGTAGCGATTTATCGAGGGTGAATGAGAAAACGTGTCAGCATAAGCTTTTGCAAACATGCCCACCCCGCGTCCCAAATGACTCCTCGATTAGTGGGTGAGAGATTACGCACGGAATGTAAACGGGTTCGTGCCGGGTTGCGTACGGTACGGGAGCTTCTTGCGCAGCAAACATATGTCCCGTCGCCAGGGGTGAAGTACCGTTTGGGAGCGTAAGGGTGAAACGGTTTAATAGAATTCTTcatcaatttgtttaaatcaATTATTCAACATTACTTAGGCTTTCCTTTAACTCTTTAATCAATAACACACGATTATTACGCGCTACACTTCACgtaataataaattaaccGTCGCCATCAACGTAAATTCAAACGCAATTTGATAGATAAACTCCTCaaggtatgcaatctgcaGTACACCAAACGTTCAAATCGATTTGCTCCATATAACGCCGTATCCATGGCAACTAACTAGCAAGCACCGGTCCCGTCCTGCAGTGAAAGGAATGGGGAAAAGGTAAACGAGTGCAAATAGAAATGTTGAATGCGTTGAATAAATGTGAAATTAATGATATCATCGTGCCGTTGATGTATCGTATCGTGTGCAACAGGTTCAGGTTTCGCGTATCGGCGTATGCTGCTAGGAAAGCGCCTAACGGGCGATAAAGCGTCCAATAAATAGTTTACAAGTTACTTCAATTTCTTCATAAACTTGGCGGCAGCAGTTGCAGTTGCGTCCCAATTAGAGTTGCTTTAATGGTCGTTCATATATTCGAACCAAACGGTAAAGCGTGTAAACAAATCATAACTCTACATCACACGAACAAACCATAATAAGCGTGCGATTGATTTTCTGTACCATAAATTGTTACTAATTTGTCGCCTGTTTTCTTCGTTCCTTCCACAGCACACCCTAACCGGGCACAGCGGAAAGGTGCTGGCGGCGAAGTTCCTCGGTTCCGCCTTCCTCGTCACCGGCAGCCACGATCGGACGCTCAAAATATGGGACCTCAAAAATCGTTCATGTAAGTGTGGTTGTGGTCGCATGGAGCaaagttctttaaaaaaaaacacactttcacCCCCTCCTTTGCAGGTACGGAGACGAAATTTGCTGGCTCGAGCTGCAACGATCTAGTCACGACGGACAGCTTCTCCTTCATCAGTGGCCACGTGGACAAGAAGATACGCTTCTGGGACGTGCGGACGGCCGACTGTACGGCGAACGACATACCGCTGCAGGGCAAAATTACCTCGCTCGACCTGTCCAAGGATGGGAAGTTTTTGCTGAGCTGCGTACGGGACGACACGATCAACCTGCTCGACCTGCGCCAGAACCGTATCGTGCGCACATTTCGGTAGGTTTTCGTATTGGCAGCCGCGGCTGTGGACGTTTGTTTTTTCTAATAAGAATTTTGCTTTTTAGTAACGATAATTTTAAAGTTGGATGCGATTGGTCCCGGGTGGCGTTTAGTCCATCGAGCTCACGGATTGCGGCCGGTTCGGCCGATGGTTCGGTGTACATTTGGAACATTAACGGACCGCTCGAGACGGTGCTGAAGGATCCCAAGTGAGTTGAAAAAAGGGTTTCACCTTACtattggtgttggtgttggtggtggtggtagagtAGTTTATCATTTTCATCTTCCTATCCCCCTTGCCCGTCCCAGTACGAAGAAATTGGAACCTTTTTAGTTTTATGCTACAATAATTACGCTATCACCCCCTTTCGGTTCTCTTTGTCATCCACCCGCTTTGCTCATGTGCATGCGCGCATCAAATGCATCCATCGCCCACGTGTACATACGCTACTACTCGTACACTTATCCCGCGCCACCGAGCAGTACTGACCGGAATTGGTTTTTTCACAGTGGAAGCGGTGCGGCCGTCACGGCCGTCAGCTGGCACCCGTTCAGCTCCACGCTGGCCTCGGTCGATCGGGCCAAAAAGTGTACGATCTGGTCGAACGCCTAACCCAGCCCCCAGCCAGCCACGACGGTACCGCCGACGGGCGACGGGCTGATGTCGACGGCGCCTGGAACGGACGAAGCGGCAGTTCTGCGGGATGGCACAACGCCATCACCACCCCCACCACCGTTCGTGCGCCGTTGCTGGCGGTTGCTGTTACTGTTTTCCCTACTATCGTCCGTGTTCGTGACCTCCGATGTCTGTTAATATGTTCGTTCGTTGGGTCAGATTACTCTGCTGTGGTTTTGGCGACGGAACCAGGTTCCCTCTCGGCTGCTTCGGATTTTttacgttttcttttttcaatcggtttcttcttttcccttttcataCTGTTCCCTACTACTCATCGAAACACACAATTAGGTAAGCACAAGGGCCTTTTTGCCGAACGGGAATGGTGAGTTTGTTACCACTTCCGTTCAACCGTGCTGGATCTTTTGCAAGTAATAAAAcattactaaaaaaaaaactttaataacCATTTACTTTACTGTAACTTTGTTTAAATGCATCCGTTGTGTAAAAAATCCCTACCGAAATCTATGAATTTTGAATTCTTCTATCACTTTAGCATCCCAAACCATCAGTTCCCTGGTCCCCGTCTCTTGCACCTAAAAAAGGGAGCCATGTAAATCACTCGAACCGAACCGGTCCCACACATTACAGCTTGGCCAGCTCCGTATCGACCGATGGGTCGCGCACCAGATGGCGCACCTTATCAAAGGCCGGGTGTTGCTTGTCACGCATCAGCTTGAAGATAACGTTTTCGCTCGTCGTCACAAAGCACCCGTACTGCTTCAGGCGCTCCAGCGCAAACTTTCGGTCCTCCTGCGTGCGCGAAACGGAACAATCGGCCGCCACATGCACGGTGTAGCCCTTGTTGAGCAAATCCATGGCCGTTTGCTCGAGACAGATGTGCGATTCCAGCCCGAACAGTACCACCGTCTCGGGACCCTGCGCCCCGTACAGTTCCTCGATCTTGCGCTGCACATCCGGTATCATCATGCTGAACAGCGTCTTCGGGTATACGCCCTTGGCGTGCGAAATGTCCAGCTCACTCACGATGCGGCCCAACTTTTCCGGATAGTGTTCGGTGACGATCAGTGGCACGTCCAGTATTTTGCCCGCTTGCAACTACGAAACGAAACAAGCAAAGCCCATGggaaggagggaggagggtgTTTAATTAGTGCTTGCTCGATAAGCGAAACTACGGCCTGTGGCGCCGTGCCGAAGGTGACCCCTTACCAGTTTGCTAGTGTTTTTGATCACTGGATCGAACATCTTCATGCCGGGGCGAAACTTGTCCTGCAAGTCGCACAGCATAAATAACGTTTTCTTCACATCGAGATAACCGAGTTTGGTCAGCTGGCGAGCCATCGTGGTGGATATGTAAGAACAAAATATTTGCTATCGCAGCCGTGCAAATAACGCGAATGTTTGCCGGTTTGACAACGCGAAACGCTTCGACAAACGCTTCATGCTGTCAGGCAGGCGAGCTGAGGCGGCAGTCTGTGCTGTTAGAAAACTACGCACCGACACAGAGcatgaaatttttggattttgTTTAGTTGTCAAAATTCCTTGGATTTAGTGTAATGTTGTGCTTCATTAATCTTTCTTAATGATTCTGTTGTATGAATGTACaatgatgagtgattcgagcCTCGAATCGTATCGCCATGATTCATGTATCTTTAGAAATTTCTCATTTATAAATCTCTAGAAATCATCAGGACAGTGTAAATGCGATCTCTGGACGAGTAGACCCTCGCACGCAAGAAACATTGGTCAGCCATAACGTAGCTCTTAGGAATCACGTACGACAGCGTACGATTCTCGCCCTGGGGACGTGTAATTGAGAGGCCGTTCACGCAGAACAGAAAATATCATGCGACCAACTGATCCGCTCAGAACCACTGTGGCTTATATCAGACGTTCAAATTTCAGGAAATATTTTTGTCAAGTCGCAGGGGCTATTGGGTAAATTAGGAATTGCTCTCGGCTCACGTCATGCCAAGAACAACTAGTTTTGGTGAGCTAGAACAACTAGCTCACTTCATGTCAAGAAGTTGTTCCCTGGTTTTGGAAGAGATTTTCAGAAAGGAGCCGGATCCTTCGCCCAGCATATTTAGCTTTCATACCTGCAACAATCCCAGATAAACAAATGAATGATTTTCTGGAAAGGTAAGTAAGTGGTCTGcaatagtgatgggaaaagttggcaaaaatccggagtggactccgatccgactccgataaattcggaatcgactccggaaggtaggtccgcactgcaatatccggagtcgttcggaatcgtccggagtcgtacggagtcgcccggagtcgcccggagttggagtcatccggagttatccggagccgttcggagtcgttcggagtcgtccggagtcgcccagagtcggagtcgtccggagtcgttcggagtcgttcggagtcgtcggagtcgttcggagtcgtccggagtcgcccggagtctgagtcgtcccgagtcgttcggagtcgttcggagtcgttcggagtcgtcggagtcgttcggagtcgtccggagtcgcccggagtcggagtcgtcccgagtcgttcggagtcgttcggagtcgttcggagtcgcccggagtcggagtcgtcccgagtcgttcggagtcgttcggagtcgtcggagtcgtcggagtcgttcggagtcgtccggagtcgcccggagtcggagtcgtcccgagtcgttcggagtcgttcggagtcgttcggagtcattcggagtcgtccggagtcgcccggagtcgcccggagtcggagtcgttcggagtcttcggagtcgttcggagtcgttcggagtcgtccggagtcgtccggagtcgttcggagtcggagtcgttcggagtcgttcggagtcgttcggagtcgtcgactccggacgactccggtcaactccggacgactccgaacgactccgactccgggcggatctagtggttcctttttgccggagtcggaaacgaactaacaatagtcggagtcggatcggagccgtgggtgcactccatacagcacatcactagtctgCAATGCAGGTATTCTAACAGACAATTTCTATTTGACATTTaagcaccgacaaaccgacgtgacacttcaaACTAAATGAGCtccaaaagttgtctccttatttcaaatgaaaatacgttaaacactagcgccatctctataatgattcgcttactacactgacacagagtagaaactgctaaatcccctttttgtttttcttcgcaaattccaatgcgtattggtttatgtacttctcacatcttttacatttatttggaaacttataaaatgattttcctgggtgttttgtccaataattctcGCAAAACTGTGCCTTTCCTTCGCTATTTGTATTTAGTatagttgtttacatcgaagcagcagtgaacagagcttactttgacagaagtgatcgcctcactggtaaatggcagtactttcgtgtgggacacttttgtaacgccagtgtcacgttGGTTTGTCGGTGATTTaagcaccgacaaaccgacgtgacacttcgaacaaaaagagcttcaaaagttgtctccttatttcaaatgaaaatacgttaaacactagcgccatctctataatgattcgcttactacactgacacagagaagaaactgctatatcccctttttgtttttcttcgcaaattccaataCGTATTgtttatgtacttctcacataTTTTGCATTGATctggaaacttataaaatgattttcctgggtgttttgtccaataattctcacaaaatcgtgcctcacacttcctttgcaatttgtatttagaaaagttgtttacatcgaagcagcagtgaacagagcttactttgacagaagtgatcgcctcactggtaaatgacagtactttcgtgtgggacacttttgtaacgccagtgtcacgtcggtttgtcggtgattTAAGATGCTCTATAAAAGCTccaaatacaaaaataatatgtttttgttttatttacactACACCAAACCGAGCAAAAACACGTttctgttatgtttttttttcaattgtgtGGACACCATTTGTTCGAATGCGAATGATACCAATCGGATTATAGtctttatgaaaataaaaatcatcttTCAATTCATCTTCTAATGAAAAGTTTTATTGATCTTTTGGGAATTCATTGTGAATCATGTAGATTGTAGAAACGGAATTCCATGttcgaaaatttaaattttgttttgaatcAACCGTTGTGATAAtcgaaaaatatttatattttcatcagTGAAGTATTTATTTATAGCACTAGACGTGAAGCGATTTGCGGAGAGTCACGCACTGTATTTAATTaacttttcatatttttacgGGATTAAATGTTGCTAATGTAAACCCAAATGTCCAATCTGCATACCCTGGCGCAGTGCTATTTGCGAAATTTTCGTAGTTCGAAAAAATTACCCCGCGTTCGAAGCCGTggccagagtgaccagaaataccgatttatctgtattcctaccgattttggATATGCTTACCGACTCACAGACGAGCCCcgtaaaactaccgatttttcatttatccttCCGAAAATCCCAGATTTCGTAATACTCGTCGTAATACTGACCAAACAGTCATATAACCATTTCCCAAATCACTTAATCCATTAAACTCCATATGGAAATCACTAgcaaccagaaccagaagTTCAAAAGAGACAACCAAGACTCGTGTATGTACTTCATGAGATGCGTTGATATTGGACGCGCtggtaaaatgttatttagGATTTGACATATAATGTAAGGCGTGCGATTTTTTCATACGATGGAATCAATTCAAGAGTGAATTATGCAGGATTTGTAGAAACAATctctaatttttgttttgttatcatTACACTTACCaattcattcaaataatggGCATATCTGCTGACAGCACATTCGATTTAGCAATGTCCTATGCGGCTACTTGGAGCCCCAAAAAAAGGGAGTCCTAAAAGTTAAGAAGCAAATATGCTTCTCAATCATTCGTTGGGTTAGAATCCCTAGTACAATTTTCAGATCAACACTTCAGAAAGACGCTATGTGACTGCTATGAACCAAATCtaccccttccccctccccgttcaacacttcaaaacctaccgaaaactaccgaaaaaatgtaaaacccctaccgaaaactaccgataaaatgttgatgcgcctaccgaaaaccgccaaaataatctggccacactgacCGTCGCCGTCCATTTTCGGACAGTGGCTTCGGTGGCCGTGATGGATGCGCTGCGCTGGTGTTGGTGAAATCTAGCGACGAAGGCAGCCATTTATTTACCTCGTCCGTCGCGAGCGATAAATAAATACGAAAATTTGTGCGTTATCGGTGCTTGCGCGTGCAAAAAGTGTGTCCCGCGAGTGGCCCCCGGTGCAGGGCAGCTGGTGCGAGTGCAGTAGCCCGGTTCCGTGCGTGACAAGTGCGAGAAAAGTGGCGTGGAAATGTGCGGAAAATGTGTGTGCCCTAGAAGCGCGACGTGCAGCAGCATCGTGTAGAAGTGGGAGCGTACGGGCGGTGTACGGGGGAAGGTGAAGACGTGCTTTGCTACCTGGCACACAAGGGAGagggtcgttttttttttggccccATTAGTCGTCACTGGCAACAACCACCgacgaaaatatttttttaaaattgtgTGCCGTGTTTCGTGTAAAGGAAAAGCTTCGATCCCGGGATCCGGTAGCATCGTGCACTGAAAAAGGCGAGTGGTTCCagcttttttctcttccgaTCGTAGCAAACGGCGGCAAAACAATTCCTCACCCTGTGTGTTGTCTGCTGCCCAGCACAGTCCCCTTCTGTCTCGCTCACGCTCGCCCAAATTGAGCCTGGATACAGTGCACTGGCGTAAGCGAGGAAGCGGCCACGGGCAAAAGTGCGGATCCGCCGTGTACGCgtgagcgagtgtgtgtgtgtgtcgtacgTGTAagcctgtgtttgtgtgtgtgtgcgtgcgcgctcGTGCGCTCGtgcgtccgtgtgtgtgtgtgtgtaaagtgcGTGTGCCGAAATGGTTGTGAATATtagttgtgtacgtgtgcaGTGATTACGTTCGTGGCCGTGTTTTGTCCCGTGAGTGCAGGGCAGAACCGCGGTCACTGCGCCTTTCGCGTCCACGCGTCGACTTCCGTTTGCCAATGAATCGTCGGCAGTCATTGGACAAGCCAGGTGAGCAGCAAGGTGAAAATcagtttcctctttttttgtattattgctTTCACTAAACCCGCTCCCGCCTCCTCGAATATGTATCCCCTCTGTATCCCGATTTCACACACTTCCTTCAACGTAAACGTAAAAATGATGGTCTCAAATCGCCGGGTGAGAATTGGTGCGCGCCCAGTTAAAGCAAGGATGATGATGGATCGAGCAAAAAATCTGTGCGTGTGCGCCCAATTCCTTCGTCCCAACAAATCAGTGACGACGGGGACCTGACCCGTGTGtacggtgtgtgtgagtgtgtgtgtgtgtacgtgtggtgtatgcgtttgcgcgcgtgtgttggtGAACTCTTTGTGTGGCGCTTGTCGTGTGGCGCGCGGCAGTGTGCGTGCATTGTTGAGAATCATAGTGAGCAGCGACACGGGAAACTCTCTCACTGCTGGCTCACCCAGTCTTGCTTCTGCTTCTCGCGGTGTTTTCTTTGTCGTGTCTGCATTCacgttagaaaaaaaattgtaatccATACCGTGAGTCGCACGTTGCTCTACTGTGCTTTGGTAAATGATTGAAAGCGTTATTAGAATATGCAAGTGTTTCACGGTGGACAGTAGAACGTTGCTGTTTGACATTTTATCAATTTAATGAGATTTATTTTGTTAGATAAAtgttgcatttatttattatgcCTCAAATTattgacacaaacaaacgacaaACCCAGCCGATCCATTGGACAGCGATCGTCAGTGAAggatggaaagaaaacaacgcaTTAATGTTGTTTTGGCAAATAAAAACTCGACATTTGGGCCATTATCGTCGATCATGGTGAGCCACAAGCTCCATTAAATGATACTTAACACACGTCGGTAAAAACAATTACAGCATAGCACTGGAAAACAAACATGATTGTAACAAGCGTTCATTACACAACGCTCTCATTAGTTTTACATATATTTGAACCTGCCGAACAGTGtttatgaaaatgtgtttttagtctttttttttaatttttattccaTCGTCCCTTCACCGCTATATTCTCCCAATATACCGATTATTTAGGTTAGAATGCTCAACGTGACAGCAAGCTAGGGCAGTCCAGAATATCCAAAAGGTGTTCCTTGTGCTGTTCATTCATTGATTGGATTGTATATTTAGATCATTCATGATGCTGTCTTTAAAAAGCAAAGACCTTCGTTTGTTtccaatgtttgttttaaaaagttGGCTTGAAGTAAACACAGAATCGTTACCATCAACACAGTCGCACAGGAATTCAACAGATTGATCCCACAGACGTATgaaaatcgttttgtttttgctgagTGAGTTTTGATGAAGAATTCATTGCCATGCGctcgcacaaacaaacaatggcCCAGCGAGGAGCGCCTGTTGATCCCGAAAGCCTTAGCAAGCAAAATTATAACCGATAAAACTGAtgtaaaaagattaaaaaaaaacagttttttgttaaatagtCTGCTGCTGATTGTAGTTGTATTTGCTATCGTTTTTAATGGTTTGTTGTTACATacaaaatttatttcatttagtACTTGAATGGTACTAAAATCCTACATATCAATTTCCTGCTAATTAATCAACATCAACCCGCACTGCACATAACATAAACAATCCCCTGGCAAAACAAACGATGCTCCTCCGATCCACAACATGTcgtttgtgtgcttgtgtgtgtgtatgatgatGTGCAGTATGCGAAAGCGGAAACCCCCCAATCCCTTCTTCCTGCGCACGCTCGTCGACACATTAAGGGCCGTGGGAAAACGTGCTCCGCCGCCGCGCGCGTGCATGTTGTGTCTGGTCGTCGAGCATAATTTGGGAGGCACTAAGATGGGTTTGGGGAGGAAAGTGGCAAAGATTTCAGTCCCCGTTTGCACCACCGTGTAGAAGTGGCTGTTTCCTCCCGGGGCGTTGCTTTCATCCCCTCGTTAAAATGTCACCAGCG encodes the following:
- the LOC1273650 gene encoding isochorismatase domain-containing protein 1 yields the protein MARQLTKLGYLDVKKTLFMLCDLQDKFRPGMKMFDPVIKNTSKLLQAGKILDVPLIVTEHYPEKLGRIVSELDISHAKGVYPKTLFSMMIPDVQRKIEELYGAQGPETVVLFGLESHICLEQTAMDLLNKGYTVHVAADCSVSRTQEDRKFALERLKQYGCFVTTSENVIFKLMRDKQHPAFDKVRHLVRDPSVDTELAKL